A stretch of the uncultured Cohaesibacter sp. genome encodes the following:
- a CDS encoding branched-chain amino acid aminotransferase, with translation MTEFSKTWTWYKGEWHEGNPPLMGPRAHAFWLGSTVFDGARVFDGVMPDLDLHCARTNDSASSLGMNPTMKVGEMMELTKEGAAKFDAGSAIYVRPTYWGVGQGNGVIAAHPDEIDFCLTMFDAPLNKTGSIRVGTTSFRRPTIETMPVNAKAACLYPNNARCLNEAIANGFDNALVCDMLGNVAELATANVFIVKDGVIKTPIPNGTFLNGITRQRVIKLLRDAGETVVECSLKTQDCLEADELFSTGNYSKVTPINTFCDREFGDGPIGERARSLYWDYAHS, from the coding sequence ATGACGGAATTTTCAAAAACCTGGACCTGGTATAAAGGCGAATGGCACGAAGGCAACCCACCGCTCATGGGCCCAAGAGCCCATGCTTTCTGGCTTGGCTCAACGGTTTTTGACGGTGCCCGCGTCTTTGATGGGGTCATGCCCGATCTCGATCTGCATTGTGCCCGCACCAACGATTCGGCTTCTTCGCTGGGTATGAACCCGACCATGAAAGTCGGTGAAATGATGGAGTTGACCAAAGAAGGTGCCGCCAAATTCGATGCTGGGTCCGCCATCTATGTGCGCCCTACCTATTGGGGTGTGGGGCAGGGCAATGGTGTTATCGCTGCCCACCCGGACGAAATTGACTTTTGCCTGACCATGTTTGACGCGCCTCTGAATAAAACTGGCAGCATCCGCGTTGGCACCACATCTTTCCGTCGTCCAACCATCGAGACCATGCCGGTCAATGCCAAGGCCGCTTGCCTTTATCCAAACAATGCCCGCTGTCTTAATGAAGCCATCGCCAATGGCTTTGACAATGCGCTGGTCTGCGACATGCTGGGGAATGTAGCCGAGCTTGCCACTGCCAACGTCTTTATTGTCAAGGATGGCGTCATCAAGACCCCGATCCCCAATGGCACCTTTCTCAATGGCATCACCCGTCAGCGCGTGATCAAGCTGCTCCGCGACGCCGGTGAAACTGTGGTTGAATGCTCTTTGAAAACGCAGGATTGCCTTGAGGCCGATGAATTGTTCTCGACCGGCAACTATTCAAAGGTCACTCCGATCAACACCTTCTGCGATCGTGAATTTGGTGATGGACCAATCGGTGAGCGTGCCCGGTCGCTCTATTGGGACTATGCCCACAGTTAA
- a CDS encoding GNAT family N-acetyltransferase, which translates to MYQHLIPKCGITPIIITARDRKTNALKLVLPLVRTTYAGLSCIEPADLGICDYNAEISIKSSDEDLLLDTGLREKIVKELRPVHLIFFRKVPSNCKVLEQVLGEGEMGQMENCAHDVELFAPYEDWQKEIMSSSFRKTLRRNRRKLEEFGPVSYEVLEDPIEIQLALDLMREQRSLRYDDDLFQQDDFFDFYSMVAKEGVKNGLAQTSILRAGSDIVAVEFGLIHDHCYHFILGGITDGPYSKLSPGILAMDYVLEYRAEQGDKRADFTIGDEAYKARFGATPTQLKHIAQAESVMGALALQAYNQGGFVKTLVKKAANIAGQRFG; encoded by the coding sequence ATGTATCAGCATCTCATACCCAAATGCGGCATAACGCCCATTATCATTACCGCGCGAGATCGAAAAACCAATGCCCTCAAGCTGGTCCTGCCATTGGTGCGCACGACATATGCCGGTCTGAGCTGCATTGAGCCAGCGGATCTTGGTATTTGCGATTATAACGCGGAAATTTCCATCAAGAGCTCTGATGAGGATCTGCTTCTCGATACGGGGTTGCGCGAAAAGATCGTCAAGGAATTGCGCCCGGTGCACTTGATCTTTTTCCGCAAGGTCCCGTCCAACTGCAAGGTGCTCGAGCAGGTGCTTGGGGAAGGCGAAATGGGGCAAATGGAAAATTGCGCCCATGATGTAGAGCTATTTGCGCCTTACGAAGACTGGCAAAAGGAAATCATGTCGTCCAGTTTCCGCAAGACCCTGCGCCGCAATCGTCGCAAGCTTGAAGAGTTCGGGCCGGTCTCCTACGAGGTGCTTGAAGATCCGATCGAAATCCAACTGGCCCTTGATCTAATGAGAGAGCAGCGATCGCTTCGTTATGACGACGATCTGTTCCAGCAAGACGACTTCTTTGATTTCTACTCGATGGTTGCCAAGGAAGGTGTCAAGAACGGGTTGGCGCAAACGTCAATCCTGCGTGCAGGCTCCGATATTGTTGCGGTAGAGTTCGGCCTGATCCACGACCATTGCTATCACTTCATTCTCGGCGGCATCACCGATGGCCCCTATTCCAAACTGTCACCTGGCATATTGGCCATGGACTATGTGCTGGAATATCGTGCAGAGCAGGGTGACAAGCGTGCCGACTTCACCATCGGCGATGAGGCCTACAAGGCCCGCTTCGGTGCAACACCAACCCAACTCAAGCATATCGCACAGGCCGAAAGCGTCATGGGTGCTCTCGCCCTGCAGGCTTACAATCAGGGCGGCTTCGTCAAGACGCTTGTCAAAAAGGCCGCCAATATTGCCGGTCAGCGCTTTGGTTGA
- a CDS encoding superoxide dismutase: MAFELPELPYSYDALGDFMSAETLEFHHDKHHLAYVTNGNNLLKDSGLEGKSLEEIVKESYGKNPGLFNNAAQHYNHIHFWKWMKPVAQSADVPGALAAKIESDLGGMDKFRADFINAGLTQFGSGWCWLALVDGKLEVTKTPNGENPLVHGGVPLLGCDVWEHSYYIDYRNARPKYLEAWFDNLINWEYVAELLEKAS; this comes from the coding sequence ATGGCTTTTGAACTTCCCGAACTTCCTTATTCCTACGACGCGCTGGGTGACTTCATGTCTGCTGAAACCCTTGAGTTTCACCATGACAAGCATCATCTTGCCTATGTCACCAATGGCAACAATCTGCTGAAGGATTCCGGTCTGGAAGGCAAGAGCCTTGAAGAAATCGTCAAGGAAAGCTACGGCAAAAATCCTGGCCTCTTCAACAATGCGGCTCAGCATTACAACCATATTCATTTCTGGAAATGGATGAAGCCGGTTGCACAGAGCGCAGATGTGCCTGGTGCGTTGGCTGCGAAAATCGAGTCCGATCTGGGCGGTATGGACAAATTCCGCGCCGACTTCATCAATGCTGGTCTGACCCAGTTTGGTTCCGGCTGGTGCTGGCTGGCACTGGTAGACGGCAAGCTCGAAGTCACCAAGACCCCGAATGGCGAGAACCCACTGGTTCATGGCGGCGTTCCGCTTCTGGGCTGTGACGTTTGGGAGCATTCCTATTATATCGATTATCGCAATGCCCGCCCGAAATATCTCGAAGCATGGTTCGACAATCTCATCAACTGGGAATATGTAGCCGAGCTTCTTGAAAAGGCTTCCTAA
- a CDS encoding glycosyltransferase, translating into MNIDTSANEKTAMRPSLLFFAPDRPDSVRAEAYSLYLDDLLDSRQYDITIMASNGSPLAERARTEGLTLYPLSDFARKLLMRTPQLWPILTAMRRWRYDIALTHEGYACRGLGMIARRVVGVCHDDRVERFSAAHQIIVLNSGVADYAEDMIENCPPISILPYPHDCRFDSIKALPDVPTPLRIGTSAAFVEGDGLGVFIHMAQLLKQSHPEVEFLIAGNGTTEHDMKELADQIAPFIDFAGAMSPQELANSIDLYCLTASEAAYSLDLCRMMDAGLACIATCTNGAMDILKGGMVAPLVPIDDAFMLAVQLQELLDDRAHINRIKKACYERIREEDFSRSHFSYRLQNLLLSRTEA; encoded by the coding sequence ATGAATATAGATACCTCGGCCAATGAAAAGACAGCCATGCGCCCCAGCTTGCTGTTTTTTGCACCGGACCGCCCGGATTCCGTCCGTGCCGAGGCTTACTCGCTCTATCTCGATGACCTGCTGGATTCCCGGCAGTATGACATCACCATCATGGCCTCGAATGGCTCGCCACTGGCAGAACGTGCCCGGACCGAGGGGCTGACACTTTACCCCTTGTCTGACTTCGCACGAAAGCTGTTGATGCGTACGCCGCAATTGTGGCCGATCCTGACGGCGATGCGGCGTTGGCGCTATGACATTGCATTAACCCACGAAGGCTATGCCTGCCGGGGCCTGGGGATGATTGCACGCAGGGTCGTGGGTGTGTGTCATGACGACCGGGTCGAGCGGTTCAGCGCTGCCCATCAGATTATCGTGCTCAATTCGGGCGTGGCCGACTATGCAGAGGACATGATCGAGAATTGTCCGCCAATCTCGATTCTGCCCTATCCCCATGATTGCCGCTTTGACAGCATCAAGGCCTTGCCGGACGTCCCCACGCCCTTGCGGATTGGCACGTCAGCCGCCTTTGTCGAGGGGGATGGACTTGGCGTCTTCATTCATATGGCGCAATTGCTCAAACAGAGCCATCCGGAGGTTGAATTTCTTATCGCGGGCAATGGCACGACCGAGCATGACATGAAGGAATTGGCTGATCAAATAGCCCCCTTCATTGACTTTGCCGGGGCAATGTCGCCCCAAGAGCTGGCCAACAGCATTGATCTTTATTGTCTGACCGCAAGCGAGGCAGCTTATTCGCTGGATTTGTGCAGGATGATGGATGCAGGCCTTGCCTGTATTGCCACCTGCACCAACGGCGCGATGGACATATTGAAAGGCGGCATGGTGGCCCCTTTGGTGCCGATCGATGATGCTTTCATGCTAGCGGTGCAATTGCAGGAATTGCTTGATGACCGGGCACACATCAATCGCATCAAGAAAGCCTGTTATGAGCGAATCCGCGAGGAAGATTTCTCTCGATCCCATTTTTCCTATCGATTGCAAAATCTGTTGCTGTCGCGCACAGAAGCATAA